AAGGCGAATGCAGCACCGGTCAAACACGTCGCCGGGCACCGCATCAAGCGGCAATAGGTCGTAAAACTTCGGCGATCCGGCAACCATCGGGCCTCGTGCGTGCGCGAACACTGCCGAACCTGCTTTAGCGGCGGAATCCGTTTTCCCGGCGTCGAGGCGTTGCAGCGGTGTGGCGTTGCGGTTTTCTTCTGGCTCCCCCTTTACCCCCTGATTTTTTACTTGGTCGGGTAAAGAAGATGAAGGGCTTGAAGGTTGTATAATGCCTTGAACATGCTGCAATGAAGTACACGCGGGTGCGAGTGGTGAGAGCGGCGCCGGGTCGGGCTGTACGAGGCTTGAAGGGCTGGCAGGGATGGAAGGGCTTGAGGCGGCAAGCGGCGCCGGGCTGGGATCATCAAGCCAGAGCGCGGCGGCTTCGGAGTCGATGGGCGGCAGGTCGGGCAGGGTTGGTAGTGTTGCATGTAGGGCCGGGCTTGCCGGGCTCGAAGCGTTGCAGGCAATCAGCGCGGGCGTAGCTGGGGCCGTTAGTGGCGTTGGCGTTGCAGGCGTTGAAATCACACCCGACTTTTTGCGCGCCCGGTAGGCTCTCCAATATGCTGCATCGTGTTTTCCGCTCATGGCTCACCCTCTAGCATTGAGCGCGAGGGGTTGCAAGCGGTTTTTTGCGCGTGACTAATAAGCGGTTATTAAATACTTGAGTTTTTTATTGAGCGGTTCCGGCCAATGTTTACAGGCTAATAAGCGCTAATCAATTAACTAATAAGCGGTCATTAGTTGACTAATAAGCGCTTATTAGATAGAGTATTGACCAGTGAGAGCAAACCAACTCACGGGAGATTGAAAACATGAGAATCTATTTTGACGGGCTGTACACGGAAGCACAAATCAAGAACGCATGGCGCGAACTCTGCAAGCAGCATCACCCGGACGTGGGCGGCGACCTCGCCACGATGCAGGCAATCAATGCAGAGTATGAAGTCAGCTTGCGCGAATGCTACCGGCACACGATGACCGACGAACAGACGGAAGAGCGGATCAACGTTGACCGGGAAACCGCCTTGAAGGTTGCCGAAATTATCCGGCTTGAAGGTTTGATCGTGGAGCTTTGCGGGCGCTGGGTGTGGATCACCGGGGACACCTACAAATGGCGCGAACAGCTCAAGGCTTGCGCGTTCCGGTGGGCGTCGAAAAAAGCGGCTTGGTACTGGCACAAGGAAGGCGACGCCCCCGGCAAGCACAAAGCATGGAACCTAGACCAGATAAAAGCCAAATACGGAGCGACAAGGCTTTCAGAGAAACACGCTCAAGGGTCATTCGCACTTTGTGGCTGATTGGATTCATCAAGGCAATTTAACAGAAACGAAAGGTAAGACAACATGAAAGCAATATCGAAAACGGCGGAGAAGATTTTCAGGGCGGCAATTGCAAAAGTTGAAGAGCAGAAAGCGGCGGGGGCTGATTGCCCCTGGCGGATAGGCGAGAGCGGCGGCGCATTTATGCCGCTTTGCGTTGAACACGTTGGAAGTGTGAAGTTTGGAAACAGTGAAAAGGCGTTGCCTGTTTTGAGTTTTGCCCACTACTACGAGCAGAACGGCGACGCGATGCGGGACCCGGATATAACAATGCTTGACGCCCCCGGCGGGCTCTTGACGGCGTTGCAAGAAAGCGAACGGCGGAGAGATTGCCCGGTGTACGCCGAAACGGAATATTTCAAGGTGCGCGGATTTTTGAAAGGCACAACTCACTTGGAATTTAAGCGGCTTGACCTGCTCGACGAATTGAACCGCATCGCCGGGGGCGGGGCGCTGAAGCACAGCAATCAGGCCGCGAAGGAATGGCAGGCGGCGGGCGGCGCCGCAGTTGCGACAAGGGAGGCTTGCCATGTTTGAAGCGTTGATTATACTCCTGTCCATTGCCTGGGTGAGCATAGGGTGTTGGGCAATAGCTGAAACTTTCTGAACAAACGAAAAGGAGACTGAACCGATGAGCAAAAAAGAACCAACCAAGAACCCGGCGGCGGTTGCCCTGGGTAAAATGGCCCGAGGCGTACCCAAAACACTGACTGACGAGCAACGCCAGCGAAAGCGTGAGATCGTGGCCGCGAACCGGGCGAAGATCCAGCGGAAACCAAATCCCGCCGAAACCTGAGCCCTCGAAAACGAGCGACAAGCGACGCCCCAAGCCAGACACGGCGGGGCGTTTTTCATTTTCCGGCCCCTTTTTTCAGCGAAACATGTCCAGAATGCCCCACACGGCCCGATAATCCTTCCGCGCTTGCCGTGAGCCGTTGCCGGGGGAGTTCTGGCGCCGTATGTGGCAAGGAACCCTGTTCTTCGCGATTCTGAGAAGGTTCAACCCTTGCCCATTTGCCCTTTTGCTTCCGGTATTCTCCGACGCGAAACGTGCCGGGGCTCTTCATCAAGCGCATTGCCTCCCGAATTCTTCGGAGTTCAGAGCGGGCGGCCTGGGGCGTTGTTTCAAGCACGACGGTGAACCACAGCTTTGACCCTCTCACCTTCGACTCGACGGCATAAACGATTTTACACATGCAACGCCTCCTTTTTTCCGAAGGTTGGGGTTAGGTCCGAAAATGTCGCCAAAAACGACACAAAAAGCGCACACAAAGCCGGAAAAGTTGTAAACACTTGCAGAATCAATAACTTATGACTTGCACACAGATGAACACGCTTGATTTCCTTTCTTTTACGTGAGCAAAAAATAAGGGTGGGAAAAAAAGGCCCTATATAAAGGTAATAAGGGAAATAGCGTGTGCAGCATGTACAAGCGTGTAGCACACACAGCACACGGCCAATAAATCGAAACTTAATCAAATCTTTTTGAGATTTAATAACATTCGATATTTTTTTGATTTTTATGCGTGTGCATTTCCATAAATTGCACACGCTGAACACGCATATTTTTACAAATCTAATCGAATTATTCATAAAACCTTTATCGTCCCTTCTCCATCAGCACCAATAATCTTGACCATTTTCCCCTCATAGTACCGGTTATAACCCACCATAAAGCCGCGTCTTCTGCTCGCTCCACGGATCGGCCAACTCTCGTATTTATCCGAAAGCTCGGGCAGTAATCCGACCTTCACCATGTTCTTGAGATGGGCCGTGCAACCCCGCTGGGACTTGCCGCCAAAGCCCGGAATAGCTGAAGGTATCCACTCCGCCAAAACGGCGTTCTGAAGCCAAATAACCTCCTCGTCGAAGTTGATACCAAGGTTGCATATCTTGTGCCTCAAGACCTCCTTGATAGTGGCGGCGTCCTCAATGTCACCATCAGCCGCCCGCTGGCGGTCCTGATTGACTGACATGGTAGATTCCCATGCTTCCTTGGTTCCCATGATCGGGAAAAGAACGTCAATTTCCCACTCCCGGAACCGGGTGCAAGGCTTGGCTTCAAATTGGGGCCCCCGGTTGAGAATCCCGATAATGTCGGCAATGATCTGCATCCGGTTATTTTTGATGAAGTCTGTCACCTCTAATGCCCACCGTGGCCGGGGAGTCTCCGGGCGCTGTAATTTGACAATCTGGCTGCGGTCTGAAAGATCCCGGTCCAGCGTGGCGCTGTTTGACGTGATGACCCACGTCAAGTCATTGGGACGGGTCTCCTCACCGTGTCCGTAGGGCGCCAGCCCACTAATTGAGCCCTGGGTGACAAGGGTTGCCAGCGCCGGGGACTTGAAATATCCCGTCACATTGTCCAAAAGGGCGATGCGCTTCTTTCGTCCAGTGGATGACAGCAGGCGCTTGACGCTCCGGTCAAGGGTCGTCTCGTTATTCAATTGCCCCGCGTCGATCCATGCCGGTTCCCCGCAATCAGGATCATCACCGCCATAAAGGAGTGTGACCATCTCAACCAGCTTCGTTTTTCCAGTGCCCTGTCCGCTCGTGGCGTCGATAACCCACAAGGGGCGGTCAACCTTTGGCTTATAGTACAACGGCGAGGCTATGAAGGCCCTGAGTAGGTGCCAATCAGCTTCCGACGACGGGGAGAAGAATTGACAGAACTCATTGAACGCCTTGGCGTCAGGTGTCGGTTCCGGTAGGCTCCCATGAGTGTAATACACGTCATCCGGGCGGCTGGGCCAGTTCGGTACGCCACTGATAGCCTCGTAGGCCCGGACGTTGCGAAGTAGGCTTGCGAAAAATTCAGGTTCCGTGACTGAACCCTCGACCTTCGCCCACTCGATGCAGTGCTTTGACTTTTCCTGAATCCACCCCATCAACTCCGGGGGCCGGTCGAAAATGTTGATCTTCTTGGTTTCCCGGTCATGATCGAAAAGACTTCCACCGATTCGACGAGGGAAATTGAAGAACCGGCGCATGATATCCTCGCGCATGGCATTGATGTGCCTGGGCGACTTGATGCGGGTTTCTTTGCCCTTGTCATTGGTTGTATCGGCCCAATCATAATTTCTAAACGGTTCCTTATTAGCCTTTTTGGCTGAGACAATTTCGTTTTGTGTGGCGTTCGGCTGCTCCACATTAGCGGCATCCAGTATGGGGCATTCTTTGATTATCCGTTTCAGATTTGCGGCTATGTCGGCATCCTTATGCCCTTCAAGACGATGGTAGACAATCCAATCTGATGGATCTTTGTGAGGATTGGCACCATCCGGGAAAGGCAATTCAATAATTCTGATGGACTTCGCGAGCCCTTTAATCGCATAGGCAACAACCTGCGCGTGTTTGCGGCCCACATCATCCCGGTCCGGCAGGATAATAACCGCTTTCCCCGCGAAATGCTGATTGTATGAGTCCCGCCAGTTACCCTCCCCCATCGGGTTAGTCGTGGCTGGAATACCAATAGAGACAAGATTCTCTGCATCCTTCTCACCACCAACTAGGCACACCCACGGGGATGCGATGAGTTGAGGGAGACGATAAAGCACGGGCTCAATATCCTTGAGGCTCCATATCCATTCACCGGGAGTGGCCGGGTCCGGGCGCCGCTGGGCAAAATTCTTGGGTTCAAAGCGGACAGTCTGATGCACCATTTTGCCGGATGCGTCAACATAGTCATAGGCACAGACAAATTTCTTTTTCTGCTTTGATTCCATCGTGGTTTGAAGGTGCAGGTATTCCCCAAGCGCCTCTTGGGCTTGGAAGATGTCGCCCCCGTATTTGGCATTCGCCACGAGGTCAAGGGCGCTTCCTGATTCGTCGCTCACATGATCCCGGTAGCCACGGTCACTAACGGAGAAGGCCCCCGAGTCACTACCAGGGCGCCAAGGGTTGTTAAAGCTCCACCACTCTGAACCTTTATTGCGGGACTTCATTCCCAACATGTTTTCAGCAATGTTACGGCAGTCAGCTTTCGCTTTAATTTCCTCGAAATCGAATATTTTCACGATACCTTCTTTCCATATTTGTTTGCCATGTACCTAACGACTAAATCAACGAGACTGTGTGCGGTTCGGATGGTGGCGTAATTGGTCATACCGCACGGCTCGAATTTTGTGTATCCGAAGAACTCAACCAGCTTTTCAAGGGTTTCTCCCCTTTGCAGAAGAACAGAAATTGCACGGCACCATTGGTCAAGCCATGGAACTTCGCTATTGCCAATCTCGGCAAACACTTCTCCGGGGTCTTGGGTCCCCTCATAGAAATTCACCGTGATATAGATATCCAGGGGCAACACTTTGCCGTTTTAATCCTTCTTCCCGGTCTCGGTGTAAACCTCAATTTTTGTTGTTTCGCCGCGTCTGGTTTTCGGAAGTTTCTTTCTGCTCATAATCCCATCCTTTCGCTCAATAATTTCTCTAAAAGTATCTCGGCGACTTCGAGCCGCATGTCAGGCATCTCAATAAATTCTGGTTTGGTCGCTCCGGGCGGGATGTGAATCAACATCCGTTTGACGCTGGCACCCTCCGGGATGTATCCGCCGCATCTCAATATGCGTTCGTATCCTGATAATTGAAGGCTGTACTTGGTAAAATCGCAATCTGGCAGGTGTTGCAGTCCATAAGTGGCGCACCCATGGAAACCTTCACGCTTTATGGCCTCATTTGTTTTCCAGTCGAAAATAAAATAATCAGAGCCTTTGCTTGCCAGAAGATCGAGCGCCCCGGCTATTCTATAGAATGGACTGAACACAATCATTTCAGGCGTAAGATTGCTTCCAAACTTCGTCATGAGTTTTTTCGCGGTGTCTACACCAACCTGAAAAGTTTTGATCTCACGTTCATTTTTAGGGGCGTGGGGACGTGGATTCCCTTTTATGGTCGCCTCCATATTGGCGTGGAACCGGGTGCCAAAATCAGACGAAGCCATGCGTTTCATTTCCCACGTTGCCATTACTTCGGCAACGGTCCCTCCTTCTTTCTTGGCAACTCTTGCCGCTGCTTCGGGCGCGTTAAATGGGAGAAAAGCTGATTTGATAACAGTGGTGACACTGGTATATTCCGTCCCCTCAGTGTCAACGTATCTATGGTCAGCTTCCGTGAACTTTATTGAAAGGGAACAGTTAGGATGTTTGGCAACTGCTGAGGGGGGCATTAGAATAATCCCCCTTGTCCTTCTTGCGCCAATATCTGCATGACGGTGATACGCCGCGATTGCTGTTTGATTCCCTTGAAAAATGCGGCCACTTCACCACAGACAACCACGTCTTGTCGGGACCGTGTGACCGCCGTGTAAATCAAAGGCCGTGTGAGTTGGAAGAAATGACGTGAGAAACACATGAAGAATACCCGTCGCGCCTGGCTGCCCTGCGCCTTGTGTACTGAAAGCGCATAGGCGTGCTTCATTTCCTTGACGTGATCCTTGTTCAGTAATTTGCGCTCACCTTTCAAGCGGTCAACTTCGATTTCAGGAAGCCCGGCGGTGTCAATGTCAACAATGGTCCCAATATCACCATTCCACAGGTCGTCATTGCTGAAATTCTTGTTGATGATTACGCGGTCGCCGGGGCTGAATCTGTCGATACTTGGATTCACCAAGGCTTTCACCGCTTTGTTTATGGCGTCAATACCGCCGTCGCAGTCGTTGCCGTCGTCACCATTTCCATAACGTGGGGCAAGAATCATGTCCTGAGTGGCATCATAGCGCCCGCCCTCAATCCATTTAAGGAGTGTGGTCAAGGTGGCTCGTGGCTCCCCGGTATTGATGATGGTCCAGGTCTCACCCCCGGAAGAAAGCCGCATCTCCGGGTTTCGCCCTTCCCGGATCGCCAGCGCCGCCATGTGAACGGCCCCCTTTGCCCGGTGACAGGTGCGCAACGTACTCACGAGGTCGGGACGGAGTTTAATAAGGTCGTGGAAAGGCTGGCCTTTACCAACGGGCGGTAACTGGGCGGAATCTCCGACGAGAATCAACTGTTTTGGGCTGAACTTCAAAACCGCTTGCATCAGCCAAGAATCAATCATGCTGGCTTCGTCGATAATGCACACCCCGAGACTTGCGCCACGATGAAAAGAATTACCGTCATAGCAGAGCGCCCGGTGGATCGTGCAGGCGGGGAAGCCTGTCGCCTCTTTGAGTCTGGCCGCTGCCTTCCCCGTGGGGGCCATGATCTCGCAGTTTCCTTCAAGAGCTTCCGCTATGCGCTTGATGAGGGTCGTCTTGCCGGACCCGGCGCCCCCGGTAATGATCCGGTCACTCCCTTTGAGCGCAGCCGATACGGCATCGTCTTGGTCTTTGTCTGAGTCAAGCATTACGCCACCCTGAACCTTTCCCAGCACGCCGCTTCGGCCACCGCATCACCGGCAATTGCAAGCTTGTCCCCCTGCAATACCTGAATCATCTCTCGCTCAATCAAAGCCTTTACCGCCGCATCCATCTGATACTTGGCGCCGGGAACCAGAAGGCATACCTTTGTTGCCACCTCAACCCAGTCAGCAATGGTGTCGCCGCCATCTGTCATTTGCCCGATGATGTAAAGAACTGCGGCCTCTACCCTTCGTTGGTCATTGTCTCCAATGCCAAACGCCACCCGGATAGATTCATCAACGTCTGAAAATCCATAGTGCGGAAGGTCTGCCAGCAGGTAACAGTTTTCCGTAACTTTCCCAACGGTGTCTTGTGCCCACCGCGCCCATGCCGCGTTTGACATATTGAGCGTGCATCCTTTGGAAAGTAGAAGGGTAATGGCCTGTGTCTGGTCGGCGTGTTCTTTCAATCGCCGCCGTGTTTCGTTCCAGTTCCACGCCACTTCCTCGCTGATGCCTGGTATATCCAGAGTTTCAATATCTTCCCACTTGGCGCCGTACCTCTCCCAAATCTCAGTTTCTTTGACGGGGCCTATGCCTTTAGTGAGTGTGCAGGCGTAATGTAGTAGTGCCCTGGGGTCGCTCGGAACGTGCAGCATTGCACTCTTGAAACAGAATTCATCCTTCCCGTTAAACTGGCTTTTCTTCCAATCCCCTTCCAGTTCCAACAGGTCCCCGTGCTTCGGCTCGAATTCCACTATCCCTTTGGCGGTGCATTTTTGCCCCGATTCCAGAAGGACATTCAGGATTGTCCATTTGCTGTCGGGCTTTCTGTACGCCCACACCCTTCCCGGTGCCAGTTGTTCCACTGTTACTTTGATCCGCTCCATATATTTCCTCTAAATCTTTATTGCGCTCACGCAGTATCCCGTAGGCTGTTATTGCCGCGATGTTGTGATCTTCCGCAAAAAGGATACTCACGCCTTCGAGCGTCAGTCTGCCTATACGCTTCATGACAAATCCCAGCGTCAGTCTCGAATGGTTGTGCTTCCCATTGGCAATATCCGCGATTGACCCCTCTACCACGATGCACCGGGCGACATGCCTTTGATTAGCCATGCGTTCAAGCTCACGCTCAAACCGTTCCCACCCGCTGCTTATGGTGCCTAGAAAGTCATCCAAACTCTTGCGCTCGATGGAAAGGCGTGTGTCGCCGTCGAGCGCGTAATCACCGGCATCAAGTTTACCCCTCCGCACAGTGGCAATCTCCTCAGGGAAATGCCAAGGCGTTTGCTCCCTGGTATCTATGACTATGCGAAGAGGCGGCATGATTAAAACGGCAATCCATCATCGCTTGGATCGCTTCCGACTTCTGCCGCCGGTGCAGTTCTCGCGGTGGCGGTCATTGGGGCTTCCCCGCTCAATTCCGCAAAAATGCTTGCCGCATCATCCAGCGACAGGGCAGGCTTACGGCCAGAGTTGATAAACTTCACACGGGGGCGGGTTTTACCTTCGTACTCTTCAAGCCCGACGACATAGACACATTCCACACCATCCAGCATGGCAATGTCTTTCGGATTGAAGGGTTTGGGCATCCCCAGGGCATGACACTGTTCGGCGCTGACCTCGAACATAGTTTTTCCCTTATTGCGTCCACTGGCAATAATCTGGCGGGTAAAATACTGGTAGCAGTCAATGAACATTCCCGACTTCGTTTCGCCGCGCAACACCAATGCCATCCGGGCCTTGTCCCCATCCTTTTCAGCACTCTCGAAATGCGGACTGACAATTTTGACATGCAATTCGAGTTCTTCTTTTCCACCAAAATCCGCCTCTGTTATCTTAGCCATGATCTATCTCCTGTTTTCTTGTTGTTTACTTGCTCAAACCAAAATCTCGCGAGGATCGGACCCGTTTACCGGACCCACAATTCCGCGCTGTTCCAAAACGTCCATAATCTGCGAAGCCATCGTGTATCCAATACGAAGATGGCGCTGAATGGCCGAAACACTGGCCCGCTTTGTCTCCTTGATAATCTCGATTGCCTTCTCAATGTGTTCCTCGCTGGCCTGATTCCCGATTTTCACACTTCCGCCCGCCCCCGTTATTTCGACGGTGACATTGTGCTTCTTGCAGAAACCTTTTAATCCCTGCGTGGCATCATCTTTCTTCCCGTCTGTGATGATGATCGGCATGATTACGCCATAGGCTTCCGGGCTTGCTTCCGCGCGAATACCTTGGCTAACTCGATTGTCTTCATTCGGTTGCATCCGAAGAGTGATGGAGTCCTCAGAGCCCAAGGCCTTCGCCAAAGTCAGCAACATCCTCGGGTTGATTTTCAGCACAACATCTGAAAAGTCCTGCTTGGGAATTGACTGCAAAGTAAGTTCCGTAAGAGGCTTGATGCTATCCGTGCTCTTGTGGAGCATGTCCAGTTGTTCCTCTTTCGCCACGGCGCTTGATTCCATTGACCGGGGAATTTGGCACGAGTCAATCGCCACAACTGTTTTCCCGTCAATCAGGTGTAGCGTGCTCGTTCCGGCAAAGGAATGTTCGCGGGCATACTCCATGGCGTTGACAGTCACCGGCCCCAGGTGGTCGCCCTTGACCGTCACGCAAGGCACGCACGCCAACACTCGGCCATTGCAGGCAATCGCCAGATTTTCAGCGATGTGAACATACCGTAGCGATTCGGTTGAATGATCCGTATCGACGATTTTCTCAATATGAAATTTAGATTCGATTTCCATGATTAAAGTCTTGCGCAGATAACCCGCTGCGGTGCCGGGGTGGTTGCTCTACTATCTCCCGGAAATATCGGGACGAACCGTGAACTTGAGGCCAGGAATAATTGCCGATTCTTCCCCGGCTTCGACGCGCTTTTGAATGTCATCTTTATTCTGCCGGATGTATTCATTTGCCTTGCGCGGATCGAAAGTTAGGAATGATCTTGGAACTTGCGCCTCAGCGATTAAATCGAAAGACACACGCATCTGTACCTTGGCGTTTTCAGACCGTGGTGCGGACTCTACCGGCGTTGCCATTTCAACAATTTCAACCGGCGCCGGGGCATCCAAGCCTAAATCTGCCGCCTGTGAACGCTCCATCTCTTGCCGTGCGGCTTCTTCTTCCGCTGCCTCACGCTCGCGCAATTCCTTTTCCGCCGCCTCAACCCGGATACGTCGCTGTTCTGCCGCGTAATAATCGCCAGCAAGCTTTTTCAGACGTTCTTTCTGCTCTTGGAGCGGAACACATGCCTCGTCAACCTTGCCCTTGATAAGCTTCTTGGCGTTCTCAAAGGGCCGCGTCAGATCAAGCCGCATTTTTTCGATGCTGCTATCCAGCTTCGTCACAAGAGCGATTGCCGCAGCGGCCTCATCGTACTGTGCCTGAGTAGTGATTTCCGTCACTGCTTTTGCCTGCTCGATGGCCTTGTTACGTTTCGCCAGCCATTCGGCATTGATTGCTATTTCCTTTTGGAAATCAGGAAGCGTAATGACAACGGCGCTCGGGATTGTTTGGACTGCGGTTGTCATTGCGCTTTTGTCCTTTCGTTCAGGATCTTTTGAGCCTCGGCTTTGTGGGCCTCAGTCAAGCGAGCCATGTTTAACGTCATTTCGGCACGGGATTTGTCGTCCGCACTGGCCTTCTCGTCGGCAATAATGCTTTTGGCCGTAGTAATCGCCTCATCACTGGGCGTCTTGGTGTCGGCAATGGCTTGAAGTGTTTTCACTCCAAGTTCAGTCAACGCTTTGCCTTTGAATTTCCCAAAAGGCATTACAAAGACTTCCGCCGCCTGCTCACTGACAACTTCCGCTGACACATCAATCGTTGCAGCGGGCTTAACCGTTTCCTCGGGTTTCACGGTCACTGTGGTTGCGGGCTTGGCTGTCATAGGAG
The bacterium genome window above contains:
- a CDS encoding DNA translocase FtsK, whose protein sequence is MEIESKFHIEKIVDTDHSTESLRYVHIAENLAIACNGRVLACVPCVTVKGDHLGPVTVNAMEYAREHSFAGTSTLHLIDGKTVVAIDSCQIPRSMESSAVAKEEQLDMLHKSTDSIKPLTELTLQSIPKQDFSDVVLKINPRMLLTLAKALGSEDSITLRMQPNEDNRVSQGIRAEASPEAYGVIMPIIITDGKKDDATQGLKGFCKKHNVTVEITGAGGSVKIGNQASEEHIEKAIEIIKETKRASVSAIQRHLRIGYTMASQIMDVLEQRGIVGPVNGSDPREILV
- a CDS encoding helix-hairpin-helix domain-containing protein, translated to MERIKVTVEQLAPGRVWAYRKPDSKWTILNVLLESGQKCTAKGIVEFEPKHGDLLELEGDWKKSQFNGKDEFCFKSAMLHVPSDPRALLHYACTLTKGIGPVKETEIWERYGAKWEDIETLDIPGISEEVAWNWNETRRRLKEHADQTQAITLLLSKGCTLNMSNAAWARWAQDTVGKVTENCYLLADLPHYGFSDVDESIRVAFGIGDNDQRRVEAAVLYIIGQMTDGGDTIADWVEVATKVCLLVPGAKYQMDAAVKALIEREMIQVLQGDKLAIAGDAVAEAACWERFRVA
- a CDS encoding J domain-containing protein, which gives rise to MRIYFDGLYTEAQIKNAWRELCKQHHPDVGGDLATMQAINAEYEVSLRECYRHTMTDEQTEERINVDRETALKVAEIIRLEGLIVELCGRWVWITGDTYKWREQLKACAFRWASKKAAWYWHKEGDAPGKHKAWNLDQIKAKYGATRLSEKHAQGSFALCG
- a CDS encoding AAA family ATPase → MLDSDKDQDDAVSAALKGSDRIITGGAGSGKTTLIKRIAEALEGNCEIMAPTGKAAARLKEATGFPACTIHRALCYDGNSFHRGASLGVCIIDEASMIDSWLMQAVLKFSPKQLILVGDSAQLPPVGKGQPFHDLIKLRPDLVSTLRTCHRAKGAVHMAALAIREGRNPEMRLSSGGETWTIINTGEPRATLTTLLKWIEGGRYDATQDMILAPRYGNGDDGNDCDGGIDAINKAVKALVNPSIDRFSPGDRVIINKNFSNDDLWNGDIGTIVDIDTAGLPEIEVDRLKGERKLLNKDHVKEMKHAYALSVHKAQGSQARRVFFMCFSRHFFQLTRPLIYTAVTRSRQDVVVCGEVAAFFKGIKQQSRRITVMQILAQEGQGGLF